From Humibacter ginsenosidimutans, a single genomic window includes:
- the obgE gene encoding GTPase ObgE, with the protein MATFVDTVTLHLRAGHGGNGCVSVRREKFKPLAGPDGGNGGHGGDIALVTDPGVTTLLAYHRHPHRTSENGGFGMGDNRSGASGDDLELPVPVGTVVKDASGTPLADLDQPGMRYVVAPGGLGGLGNAALASPKRKAPGFALLGTPGWEGDVVLELKTVADVALVGYPSAGKSSLVAALSAAKPKIADYPFTTLHPNLGVVQAGDVRYTIADVPGLIEGASEGKGLGLEFLRHVERCSALLHVLDCATLEPGRDPISDLDVILRELAAYPVPEGQLPLLERPQLIALNKIDVPDAAELAAFVRPELEARGYRVFEISTVSHEGLRALSFALAQLVEEARVAAAAEAETTPRIVIRPRAVDEAGFTVRAEGGSEGTVYRIRGAKPERWVAQTDFANDEAVGFLADRLAKLGVEDQLVKAGAIAGSAVVIGGDNGVVFDWEPTLTSTAELVTSPRGSDTRLDTNQRPTRGQRREEYHERMDAKAEARAELDREREAGLWRGDDGEAE; encoded by the coding sequence ATGGCGACGTTCGTCGACACCGTGACGCTGCACCTGCGCGCAGGGCACGGCGGCAACGGATGCGTCTCGGTGCGCCGGGAGAAGTTCAAGCCTCTCGCCGGTCCCGACGGCGGCAACGGCGGCCACGGCGGCGACATCGCGCTCGTGACCGACCCGGGTGTCACGACCCTGCTGGCGTACCACCGGCATCCGCACCGCACGTCGGAGAACGGCGGTTTCGGCATGGGCGACAACCGAAGCGGGGCTTCGGGAGACGATCTGGAGCTGCCGGTGCCCGTCGGCACCGTGGTGAAGGATGCCTCGGGCACACCGCTCGCAGACCTCGATCAGCCCGGAATGCGCTACGTCGTGGCGCCTGGCGGGTTGGGCGGTCTCGGCAACGCCGCGCTCGCTTCGCCCAAGCGCAAGGCGCCGGGCTTCGCGCTGCTCGGCACACCGGGGTGGGAGGGCGACGTCGTCCTCGAGCTGAAGACGGTCGCCGACGTGGCCCTCGTCGGTTACCCGTCTGCGGGCAAGTCCAGCCTCGTCGCAGCGCTTTCGGCGGCGAAGCCGAAGATCGCGGACTACCCGTTCACGACCCTGCACCCCAATCTCGGCGTGGTGCAGGCGGGCGACGTGCGATACACGATCGCCGACGTCCCGGGTCTCATCGAGGGCGCGAGCGAGGGCAAGGGGCTCGGACTCGAGTTCCTTCGTCACGTCGAGCGGTGCAGCGCGCTGCTGCACGTGCTCGACTGTGCCACTCTGGAACCGGGGCGCGATCCGATCAGCGATCTCGACGTCATCCTGCGTGAGCTCGCGGCCTATCCGGTTCCCGAGGGGCAGCTGCCGCTCCTGGAGCGTCCCCAGCTCATCGCACTGAACAAGATCGATGTGCCGGATGCCGCGGAGCTCGCCGCGTTCGTCCGTCCAGAACTCGAGGCGCGCGGCTATCGCGTGTTCGAGATCTCGACGGTCAGTCACGAGGGCCTTCGGGCGCTGTCTTTCGCGCTGGCGCAGCTCGTCGAGGAGGCCAGGGTCGCCGCGGCCGCCGAAGCGGAGACGACGCCGCGCATCGTCATCAGGCCGAGGGCCGTCGACGAGGCGGGATTCACCGTGCGGGCAGAGGGCGGCTCTGAGGGGACGGTGTATCGCATTCGCGGTGCGAAGCCCGAACGGTGGGTCGCCCAGACCGACTTCGCGAACGACGAGGCGGTCGGCTTCCTCGCAGACCGGCTCGCCAAGCTCGGCGTCGAAGACCAACTCGTGAAGGCCGGCGCCATCGCGGGATCGGCAGTGGTGATCGGCGGTGACAACGGTGTGGTGTTCGACTGGGAGCCGACGCTGACGTCGACCGCCGAGCTGGTCACGTCGCCTCGCGGTTCTGATACCCGTCTCGACACGAACCAGCGGCCCACCCGGGGCCAGCGGCGCGAGGAGTACCACGAGCGCATGGACGCGAAGGCTGAGGCGCGGGCGGAGCTCGATCGCGAGCGTGAGGCCGGTCTCTGGCGCGGTGACGACGGCGAGGCCGAGTAA
- a CDS encoding Rne/Rng family ribonuclease: MVENDQNSWEESHGTEGAAPRKRGRLFGGRRGTRKTEPEVQAAAPEGIPGQSVEAPATNAVVEQPAAEQATAEATSATTVEIGRADDVAETEAQAEASDEPAAQAASAAHAAQAPGLPSTALLFQAPPVLAPPPVAAHEETAEREEGTSRKRTRRRGGSGEGQDEAPRRQREPELITEPQKVKGSTRLEAKKQRRRDGRDAGRRRPVITEAEFLARREAVDRQMIVRSKGGRIQIGVLEDGVLVEHYVARSQEASLIGNVYLGRVQNVLPSMEAAFVDIGRGRNAVLYSGEVDWDAAETGNQPRRIELALKSGDKVLVQVTKDPVGHKGARLTSQVSLPGRYLVYVPNGSMNGISRKLPDTERARLKKILKEVLPENTGVIVRTAAEGATQEQLTVDVNRLTAQWADISKQAESVQAPALLHSEPDLLIKIVRDVFNEDFQKMIIAGDDARQTIESYLRQVAPDLLERVEAYEGQRDAFDEFRITEQIEKALDRKVWLPSGGSLVIDRTEAMTVVDVNTGKFVGSGGNLEETVTKNNLEAAEEIVRQLRLRDIGGIIVVDFIDMVLESNRDLVLRRLVECLSRDRTKHQVAEVTSLGLVQMTRKKLGLGLLETFSEPCEVCAGRGVIVHHDPVTKHRAPQPPERRRGGKTGATASANSQSTANGHAGTHEITDDAKNALAQIAASTLHPHPDADAELAEVATEATGEAASGPKHRAAGSEKQGDGVAVDGGPNAEGDEKKDAPRSRRGGRGRGRRGSGNGTPNNDEAVVAETPREPETSAEVPVAVADEAQAHESVSNEHAARADDELVPPLSILDIPVQVHAEPAARVDREQAKEILGSVLDALPEPKQPGQGRSRRRVTTAGLTGGTIAPAQDDAQHA, translated from the coding sequence ATGGTGGAGAACGATCAGAATTCATGGGAAGAATCGCACGGCACAGAAGGAGCTGCACCGCGTAAGCGCGGCAGGCTCTTCGGTGGCAGGCGCGGGACGCGCAAGACCGAGCCGGAGGTGCAGGCGGCTGCTCCGGAGGGCATCCCCGGTCAGAGCGTAGAGGCGCCGGCGACGAACGCCGTCGTCGAACAGCCGGCGGCCGAGCAGGCCACGGCGGAGGCCACGTCCGCGACGACGGTCGAGATCGGCCGTGCGGACGACGTTGCCGAGACGGAAGCGCAGGCTGAGGCATCCGACGAACCCGCGGCGCAGGCCGCCTCTGCCGCGCACGCCGCACAGGCCCCTGGCCTCCCGAGCACGGCTCTGCTGTTCCAGGCGCCGCCCGTACTCGCACCGCCGCCCGTCGCGGCACACGAAGAGACCGCGGAGCGGGAAGAGGGCACGTCGCGCAAGCGCACGCGTCGGCGAGGCGGATCGGGGGAGGGGCAGGACGAGGCACCGCGCCGTCAGCGCGAGCCGGAGCTCATCACCGAACCGCAGAAGGTCAAGGGTTCGACTCGGCTCGAGGCGAAGAAGCAGCGCCGTCGCGACGGCCGCGACGCGGGCCGGCGTCGTCCGGTCATCACCGAGGCCGAGTTCCTCGCCCGCCGCGAGGCCGTCGACCGTCAGATGATCGTGCGATCCAAGGGCGGGCGCATCCAGATCGGCGTGCTCGAAGACGGCGTGCTCGTCGAGCACTATGTTGCACGTTCCCAGGAGGCGTCGCTGATCGGCAACGTCTATCTCGGCCGGGTGCAGAATGTGCTGCCCAGCATGGAGGCCGCCTTCGTCGACATCGGGCGTGGACGCAACGCCGTGCTCTACTCGGGCGAGGTCGACTGGGATGCCGCAGAGACCGGCAATCAGCCGCGCCGCATCGAACTCGCGCTGAAGTCGGGCGACAAGGTTCTCGTGCAGGTCACGAAGGACCCGGTCGGCCACAAGGGCGCCAGGCTCACGAGCCAGGTCAGCCTGCCCGGCCGATATCTCGTCTACGTGCCCAACGGGTCGATGAACGGCATCAGCCGCAAGCTGCCCGACACCGAGCGCGCGCGCCTCAAGAAGATCCTCAAAGAGGTGCTGCCGGAGAACACCGGTGTCATCGTGCGCACCGCGGCCGAAGGCGCCACCCAGGAGCAGCTGACGGTCGACGTCAACCGCCTTACCGCGCAGTGGGCGGACATCTCGAAGCAGGCCGAGAGCGTGCAGGCGCCGGCGCTGCTGCACAGCGAACCCGACCTGCTGATCAAGATCGTGCGTGACGTCTTCAACGAAGACTTCCAGAAGATGATCATCGCGGGCGACGACGCCAGGCAGACCATCGAAAGCTACCTCCGCCAGGTGGCGCCCGACCTTCTCGAGCGGGTCGAGGCATACGAGGGCCAACGGGATGCCTTCGACGAGTTCCGCATCACGGAGCAGATCGAGAAGGCGCTCGACCGCAAGGTGTGGCTGCCCTCCGGCGGTTCGCTCGTGATCGATCGCACGGAGGCCATGACGGTCGTCGACGTCAACACCGGAAAATTCGTGGGCTCCGGCGGCAACCTCGAAGAGACCGTCACCAAGAACAACCTCGAGGCGGCGGAGGAGATCGTTCGTCAGCTGCGGCTGCGCGACATCGGCGGCATCATCGTCGTCGACTTCATCGACATGGTGCTCGAGTCCAACCGCGACCTCGTGCTGCGGCGTCTCGTCGAGTGCCTGAGCAGAGACCGCACCAAGCATCAGGTCGCCGAAGTCACCTCGCTCGGTCTCGTGCAGATGACGCGTAAGAAGCTCGGCCTCGGCCTGCTCGAGACCTTCAGCGAGCCGTGCGAGGTCTGCGCCGGCCGCGGAGTGATCGTGCACCACGACCCGGTCACGAAGCACAGGGCACCGCAGCCGCCGGAAAGGCGACGCGGGGGCAAGACCGGTGCGACGGCATCCGCCAACAGCCAGTCCACGGCCAACGGGCACGCCGGCACGCACGAGATCACCGACGATGCGAAGAACGCGCTGGCCCAGATCGCGGCGAGCACGCTGCACCCTCACCCCGATGCCGATGCCGAGCTCGCAGAGGTCGCGACCGAGGCCACCGGTGAGGCGGCATCCGGCCCGAAGCACCGTGCAGCCGGCTCAGAGAAGCAGGGTGACGGTGTGGCCGTCGACGGCGGTCCGAACGCCGAAGGCGACGAGAAGAAGGATGCCCCGCGCAGCCGCAGAGGCGGTCGCGGTCGCGGTCGTCGCGGTTCCGGCAACGGCACCCCGAACAACGACGAGGCCGTCGTCGCAGAGACGCCGCGCGAGCCGGAGACCTCTGCCGAGGTGCCGGTCGCTGTGGCCGATGAGGCACAGGCGCACGAGTCGGTCTCGAACGAGCACGCGGCGCGGGCCGACGATGAGCTGGTTCCGCCGCTCTCGATCCTCGACATCCCCGTGCAGGTGCATGCGGAGCCCGCAGCTCGCGTCGACCGGGAACAGGCCAAGGAGATCCTCGGCTCGGTTCTCGATGCGCTTCCGGAGCCGAAGCAGCCGGGCCAGGGCCGGTCGCGTCGACGGGTGACGACGGCCGGACTCACCGGCGGTACCATCGCCCCTGCTCAGGACGACGCACAGCACGCGTGA
- a CDS encoding bifunctional folylpolyglutamate synthase/dihydrofolate synthase: protein MSDSADEEFREAADAVYDTLLERLGESNPRPRLAPTRRALELLGDPQRAYPIVHITGTNGKTSTSRIIESILRAYGLRVGLFTSPHLLRFNERFMIDGEPISDEALARNWDDVAPYVQMADDELEKEGDARLTFFEVTTVLAYAAFADAPVDVAVIEVGMGGEWDSTNVGDGQVAVFTPISLDHTERLGKTIAEIARTKSGIIKPSATVVSAAQVPEAVAELRRAAEMREASIAFQPEDFDVTADAVAVGGQLVTIRGRAETYPDLFLPLYGAHQAQNAAVAVAAVEAFLGDGSEALRAPLVEEAFATVTSPGRLQLVGTEPTVLLDAAHNPAGALTLANALPEFFDFDEIAFVIGILRDKDAHGILDALAPLAAHIFVTQSHSERSTSSDELADHIEEWTHEHVESYHDLGDAIEAAREWAASDERRAVVVTGSIALIGEALELAQDRDWKAAAE, encoded by the coding sequence GTGAGCGATTCCGCTGACGAGGAGTTCCGCGAGGCCGCGGACGCCGTGTACGACACGCTGCTGGAACGACTCGGCGAGTCGAACCCGCGGCCCCGGTTGGCGCCGACGCGCCGTGCGCTCGAGCTGCTCGGCGATCCGCAACGGGCCTACCCGATCGTGCACATCACGGGCACCAACGGCAAGACGTCGACGAGTCGCATCATCGAGAGCATCCTGCGCGCATACGGGCTGCGCGTCGGCCTGTTCACCAGCCCGCACCTGTTGCGCTTCAATGAACGCTTCATGATCGACGGAGAGCCGATCTCCGACGAGGCGCTCGCCCGCAACTGGGACGACGTGGCCCCCTACGTGCAGATGGCCGACGACGAACTCGAAAAGGAGGGCGACGCCCGTCTGACGTTCTTCGAGGTGACAACGGTGCTCGCCTACGCGGCCTTCGCCGACGCACCCGTCGATGTGGCCGTGATCGAGGTCGGCATGGGCGGCGAGTGGGACTCGACGAACGTCGGCGACGGACAGGTCGCCGTGTTCACACCGATCTCCCTCGACCACACCGAGCGTCTCGGTAAGACCATCGCCGAGATCGCGCGTACCAAGAGCGGAATCATCAAGCCGTCTGCGACCGTGGTGAGTGCCGCGCAAGTGCCGGAGGCCGTCGCAGAGCTGCGGCGAGCGGCCGAGATGCGCGAGGCATCCATCGCATTCCAGCCCGAGGACTTCGACGTGACGGCTGATGCCGTGGCCGTCGGAGGTCAGCTCGTCACGATCCGCGGTCGGGCCGAGACCTATCCCGACCTGTTCCTACCGCTCTACGGGGCGCACCAAGCCCAGAACGCCGCGGTCGCCGTCGCGGCCGTCGAGGCGTTCCTCGGCGACGGCAGCGAGGCGCTGCGCGCTCCACTCGTCGAGGAGGCCTTCGCCACCGTCACCTCGCCCGGCCGGCTGCAGCTGGTGGGCACCGAGCCGACCGTGCTGCTGGATGCCGCCCACAACCCGGCGGGAGCGCTCACCCTCGCCAACGCACTGCCCGAGTTCTTCGATTTCGACGAGATCGCGTTCGTGATCGGCATTCTGCGCGACAAGGATGCCCACGGCATCCTCGACGCGCTCGCCCCGTTGGCGGCGCACATCTTCGTCACCCAGTCGCACTCCGAACGATCGACGTCGTCCGACGAGCTCGCCGATCACATCGAGGAGTGGACCCACGAGCACGTCGAGTCGTATCACGATCTCGGCGACGCCATCGAGGCCGCCCGCGAATGGGCGGCGAGCGATGAGCGACGAGCCGTGGTCGTCACGGGCTCGATCGCGCTCATCGGCGAGGCGCTCGAACTGGCGCAGGATCGCGACTGGAAGGCGGCCGCCGAATGA
- the rplU gene encoding 50S ribosomal protein L21 yields MVYAVVRAGGRQEKVEVGTIVTMDRVKAGENGTVELPAVLLVDGDKVTSDAKALAKVKVTAEVLGDLRGPKIVIQKFKNKTGYKKRQGHRQELTRVKVTGIK; encoded by the coding sequence GTGGTTTACGCAGTTGTGCGCGCCGGCGGTCGGCAGGAGAAGGTCGAGGTCGGCACCATCGTGACGATGGACCGCGTCAAGGCCGGAGAGAACGGCACGGTCGAGCTCCCCGCGGTGCTCCTGGTCGACGGTGACAAGGTCACCAGTGACGCCAAGGCTCTGGCCAAGGTGAAGGTCACCGCCGAGGTGCTCGGCGACCTCCGTGGTCCGAAGATCGTGATCCAGAAGTTCAAGAACAAGACCGGCTACAAGAAGCGCCAGGGCCACCGTCAGGAGCTCACGCGTGTCAAGGTCACCGGCATCAAGTAA
- a CDS encoding vitamin K epoxide reductase family protein: MSLDSPTETKQPIGLAVFLIIVGIIGWLAAFALTLDKFTLLEHPSAQLTCNINPLIGCGKNLASWQGSVLGFPNPIIGIACWAAPIAVGVGILAGARFRRWFWMLFNLGVLGAIVLVIFLIVTSLYSLYVLCPYCMITWTVTIPLFWTVTFYNLKEGNIPTNDRVRAFFAAAYSWIPLITFICYVIVAVFAQIQVQWIPNAFR, from the coding sequence GTGTCGCTCGACTCCCCCACCGAAACGAAACAGCCCATAGGCCTCGCCGTCTTCCTGATCATCGTCGGGATCATCGGATGGCTGGCCGCCTTCGCGCTCACGCTCGACAAGTTCACGTTGCTCGAGCATCCGTCGGCGCAGCTCACCTGCAACATCAACCCCTTGATCGGCTGCGGCAAGAACCTCGCGTCGTGGCAGGGATCCGTGCTCGGCTTCCCCAACCCGATCATCGGTATCGCCTGCTGGGCGGCGCCGATCGCCGTCGGTGTCGGCATCCTCGCGGGTGCCCGCTTCCGCCGCTGGTTCTGGATGCTGTTCAATCTCGGCGTGCTCGGCGCGATCGTGCTCGTGATCTTCTTGATCGTCACGAGCCTGTACAGCCTCTACGTGCTCTGCCCCTACTGCATGATCACGTGGACCGTGACCATCCCGCTGTTCTGGACGGTGACCTTCTACAACCTGAAAGAGGGCAACATTCCCACGAACGATCGGGTGAGGGCGTTCTTCGCAGCGGCGTACAGCTGGATCCCGTTGATCACGTTCATCTGCTACGTGATCGTGGCGGTGTTCGCGCAGATCCAGGTGCAGTGGATCCCGAACGCGTTCCGCTGA
- the ndk gene encoding nucleoside-diphosphate kinase, which produces MTTIEETLVLVKPDGVARGLTGEILRRIEAKGYALVDIKLVEADRELLAQHYAEHQGKPFYEPLVEFMESGPIVAIRVAGNRVIEGFRSLAGATDPTTAAPGTIRGDLARDWGLAVQQNLVHGSDSPESAARELALWF; this is translated from the coding sequence ATGACCACCATCGAAGAGACCCTCGTGCTCGTGAAGCCCGACGGTGTGGCCCGCGGCCTGACCGGGGAGATCCTTCGCCGCATCGAGGCCAAGGGCTATGCGCTCGTCGACATCAAGCTCGTCGAGGCCGACCGCGAGCTGCTCGCGCAGCACTATGCGGAACACCAGGGCAAGCCGTTCTACGAGCCCCTCGTCGAATTCATGGAGTCCGGTCCTATCGTCGCCATCCGCGTCGCGGGCAACCGTGTGATCGAGGGCTTCCGCTCGCTCGCCGGTGCCACCGACCCGACCACTGCCGCACCAGGCACGATTCGTGGCGACCTCGCCCGTGACTGGGGCCTCGCCGTTCAGCAGAACCTCGTGCACGGTTCCGACTCGCCCGAGAGCGCCGCACGCGAACTCGCGCTCTGGTTCTGA
- a CDS encoding DUF4031 domain-containing protein — MAILIDTPRWPNHGTLWSHLLSDSSLAELHEFAHRNGVPERAFDLDHYDVPQRSHDDLVAAGARPVSNRELVERLRDSGLRITAAERRRR, encoded by the coding sequence ATGGCCATCCTGATCGACACTCCTCGGTGGCCGAACCACGGAACGCTCTGGTCTCACCTCCTCAGCGACAGCTCTCTGGCCGAACTGCACGAGTTCGCACACAGAAACGGAGTGCCGGAACGCGCGTTCGATCTCGACCACTACGACGTGCCGCAACGAAGCCACGACGATCTGGTCGCGGCGGGCGCGCGACCGGTGTCGAACCGGGAGCTCGTCGAGCGTCTGCGCGACAGCGGCCTGCGCATCACAGCCGCCGAGCGGCGCCGGCGCTGA
- a CDS encoding DUF4233 domain-containing protein, which produces MSGEDTAPAPRRRRERSAQESLGAIVLGFEVVVVFLGALVIFGLHTLSPAQALIGGGAVIVLMLIAVALLRYRVGYWIGWLVQLVVVASGFLVGMLFIVGAIFTAIWAYAMITGARLDRRGAEHRAGSTDPDPTHKENE; this is translated from the coding sequence ATGAGCGGAGAAGACACTGCGCCTGCTCCGCGTCGCAGACGCGAACGCTCGGCACAGGAGAGCCTGGGCGCCATCGTGCTCGGGTTCGAAGTGGTGGTCGTGTTCTTGGGAGCACTGGTCATCTTCGGCCTGCACACGCTGTCGCCTGCGCAGGCGCTGATCGGCGGAGGCGCGGTGATCGTGCTCATGCTGATCGCCGTCGCACTGCTGCGCTACCGGGTGGGCTACTGGATCGGCTGGCTCGTGCAGCTGGTCGTGGTGGCCTCCGGATTCCTCGTCGGCATGCTCTTCATCGTCGGCGCGATCTTCACCGCCATCTGGGCCTACGCCATGATCACCGGAGCACGCCTCGACCGGCGGGGCGCGGAACATCGCGCAGGCTCGACAGACCCCGACCCCACTCACAAGGAGAACGAATGA
- the rpmA gene encoding 50S ribosomal protein L27: MAHKKGASSTRNGRDSNAQRLGVKRFGGQVVNAGEIIVRQRGTHFHPGANVGRGGDDTLFALEAGAVEFGTKGGRKVVNVVAGD; this comes from the coding sequence ATGGCACACAAAAAGGGAGCGAGCTCCACTCGCAACGGCCGCGACTCGAACGCGCAGCGCCTCGGCGTCAAGCGCTTCGGCGGCCAGGTCGTGAACGCGGGCGAGATCATCGTCCGCCAGCGCGGCACGCACTTCCACCCGGGCGCCAACGTCGGCCGTGGTGGCGACGACACGCTGTTCGCCCTCGAGGCGGGCGCTGTCGAGTTCGGCACCAAGGGCGGCCGCAAGGTCGTCAACGTGGTGGCCGGCGACTGA